A genomic window from Macaca mulatta isolate MMU2019108-1 chromosome 19, T2T-MMU8v2.0, whole genome shotgun sequence includes:
- the GFY gene encoding Golgi-associated olfactory signaling regulator: MKSFSRILFLVFLLAGLRSKAAPSAPPPLRSGFPDLAHPSETSPPKSPSENSTRDRLNPEFPGTPYSEPFKPPHTVSLETFPLGFTETPNPDRRETPHPQSPETPKADSLTASISESLDIPKTNLSKMTHLDSSETPTPGPTEIPRPGSPETPKPNFSKPSRPEFPETPNTDLMQTVPQESPEIPQLNATEISQAEISETSNTGPTKTPDPKSPETHDLNSTESPNSEFLQALHPDPSKSPHPESHVTHNPSPTEISQTEFPTTYYQNATDVPRTSDPQISTSLYPETPAPFKDEATALNELSLNPKPESPAAIQPDSPKLPTSDSPGMVELKEPQHSGPKESNAPPPSARIVGPPALPGPPNQLAPATLRAPQRHSPGEGVNTIIVVERVKETGVTLVGRPHGAAGGALCLFLAGTALLIGIFVLLWCLHRRAARHRPFAHHRLPDDGDEPVLHLDAPKDPYDLYFYAPDTWVPSHIATKQPPPTPPLPPKLPPPPRVGRPQCLEALSPTTLPNNFV, from the exons ATGAAATCGTTCAGCCGGATCCTCTTCCTCGTCTTCCTCCTCGCCGGCCTGAGGTCCAAGGCCGCTCCCTCAGCCCCTCCGCCTTTGCGCTCTGGCTTTCCGGACTTGGCCCACCCCTCTGAGACCTCCCCTCCGAAGAGTCCTTCTGAAAATTCCACACGAGATCGCCTTAACCCAGAATTTCCTGGGACTCCTTACTCTGAACCTTTCAAGCCACCTCATACAGTTTCCCTGGAAACCTTCCCACTTGGCTTCACTGAGACCCCCAACCCTGACCGCCGGGAAACCCCGCACCCACAGTCTCCTGAAACGCCCAAAGCTGACTCACTCACAGCGTCAATATCAGAATCCCTGGATATCCCCAAAACCAACCTCTCCAAAATGACACACCTAGATTCTTCTGAGACCCCCACTCCTGGCCCAACGGAAATACCACGCCCAGGGTCCCCTGAGACCCCCAAACCTAACTTCTCCAAACCTTCACGCCCAGAATTTCCTGAGACCCCAAACACTGACCTTATGCAAACTGTACCCCAAGAATCCCCAGAAATTCCCCAACTTAATGCAACTGAAATCTCACAGGCAGAAATCTCTGAGACCTCAAACACTGGCCCTACCAAGACCCCTGACCCCAAATCTCCGGAAACCCATGACCTCAACTCCACTGAGTCCCCAAACTCTGAATTTCTGCAAGCTCTCCATCCTGACCCTTCTAAAAGCCCCCACCCAGAATCCCATGTAACCCACAATCCCAGCCCCACCGAAATTTCCCAAACAGAATTCCCCACAACCTACTACCAAAATGCAACAGATGTCCCCAGGACCTCCGACCCTCAAATCTCCACTAGTCTCTACCCAGAAACACCTGCGCCCTTCAAGGATGAAGCCACTGCTCTAAATGAGCTGTCGCTGAATCCCAAACCAGAAAGCCCTGCAGCCATCCAGCCCGACTCCCCAAAATTACCCACTTCAGATTCTCCAGGAATGGTTGAGCTGAAGGAACCCCAGCACTCTGGCCCTAAGGAGTCCAACgcgcctcctccctcagcccGGATTGTAGGTCCCCCTGCTCTTCCAGGGCCCCCCAATCAGTTGGCCCCTGCCACTCTGCGGGCACCCCAGAGGCACAGCCCAGGTGAAGGAGTCAACACTATCATCGTGGTGGAGAGAGTGAAGGAGACCG GCGTGACTCTGGTGGGGCGACCACATGGAGCAGCAGGCGGGGCCCTCTGCCTGTTCCTCGCGGGAACCGCGCTGCTGATAGGCATCTTTGTGCTGCTGTGGTGTCTCCACCGCCGGGCAGCTCGACACCGGCCCTTCGCACATCACCGGCTTCCGGACGACGGAGATGAACCAG TTCTGCATTTGGACGCCCCGAAAGACCCCTACGACCTCTACTTTTATGCACCGGATACCTGGGTCCCTTCCCACATCGCCACCAAGCAGCCCCCGCCCACACCTCCGCTGCCACCAAAGCTGCCCCCGCCGCCCCGCGTGGGTCGCCCGCAGTGTCTGGAGGCCTTATCCCCAACCACGCTCCCCAACAACTTCGTGTAA
- the SLC17A7 gene encoding vesicular glutamate transporter 1 isoform X1, translated as MEFRQEEFRKLAGRALGKLHRLLEKRQEGAETLELSADGRPVTTQTRDPPVVDCTCFGLPRRYIIAIMSGLGFCISFGIRCNLGVAIVSMVNNSTTHRGGHVVVQKAQFSWDPETVGLIHGSFFWGYIVTQIPGGFICQKFAANRVFGFAIVATSTLNMLIPSAARVHYGCVIFVRILQGLVEGVTYPACHGIWSKWAPPLERSRLATTAFCGSYAGAVVAMPLAGVLVQYSGWSSVFYVYGSFGIFWYLFWLLVSYESPALHPSISEEERKYIEDAIGESAKLMNPLTKFSTPWRRFFTSMPVYAIIVANFCRSWTFYLLLISQPAYFEEVFGFEISKVGLVSALPHLVMTIIVPIGGQIADFLRSRRIMSTTNVRKLMNCGGFGMEATLLLVVGYSHSKGVAISFLVLAVGFSGFAISGFNVNHLDIAPRYASILMGISNGVGTLSGMVCPIIVGAMTKHKTREEWQYVFLIASLVHYGGVIFYGVFASGEKQPWAEPEEMSEEKCGFVGHDQLAGSDDSEMEDEAEPPGAPPAPPPSYGATHSTFQPPRPPPPVRDY; from the exons ATGGAGTTCCGCCAGGAGGAGTTTCGGAAGCTAGCGGGTCGTGCTCTCGGGAAGCTGCACCG CCTTCTGGAGAAGCGGCAGGAAGGCGCGGAGACGCTGGAGCTGAGTGCGGATGGGCGCCCGGTGACCACGCAGACCCGGGACCCGCCGGTGGTGGACtgcacctgcttcggcctccctcGCCGCTACATTATCGCCATCATGAGTGGTCTGGGCTTCTGTATCAGCTTTGGCATCCGCTGCAACCTGGGCGTGGCCATCGTCTCCATGGTCAATAACAGCACGACCCACCGCGGGGGCCACGTGGTGGTGCAG AAAGCCCAGTTCAGCTGGGATCCAGAGACTGTCGGCCTCATACATGGCTCCTTTTTCTGGGGCTATATTGTCACTCAGATTCCGGGAGGATTTATCTGCCAAAAATTTGCAGCCAACAG GGTTTTCGGCTTTGCTATTGTGGCAACATCCACTCTAAACATGCTGATACCCTCGGCTGCCCGCGTCCACTATGGCTGTGTCATCTTCGTGAGGATCCTGCAGGGGTTGGTAGAG GGCGTCACATACCCCGCCTGCCATGGGATCTGGAGCAAATGGGCCCCACCCTTAGAACGGAGTCGCCTGGCGACGACAGCCTTTTGCG GTTCCTATGCTGGGGCGGTGGTCGCGATGCCCCTCGCCGGGGTCCTTGTGCAGTACTCAGGATGGAGCTCTGTTTTCTACGTCTACG GCAGCTTCGGGATCTTCTGGTACCTGTTCTGGCTGCTCGTGTCCTACGAGTCCCCCGCGCTGCATCCCAGCATCTCGGAGGAGGAGCGCAAGTACATCGAGGACGCCATCGGAGAGAGCGCGAAACTCATGAACCCCCTCACG AAGTTTAGCACTCCCTGGCGACGCTTCTTCACGTCTATGCCAGTCTACGCCATCATCGTGGCCAACTTCTGCCGCAGCTGGACGTTCTACCTGCTGCTCATCTCCCAGCCTGCCTACTTCGAAGAAGTGTTCGGCTTCGAGATCAGCAAG GTAGGCCTGGTATCCGCTCTGCCCCATCTGGTCATGACCATCATCGTGCCCATCGGCGGCCAGATCGCGGACTTCCTGAGGAGCCGCCGCATCATGTCCACCACCAACGTGCGCAAGTTGATGAACTGCGGGG GCTTCGGCATGGAAGCCACGCTGCTGTTGGTGGTCGGCTACTCGCACTCCAAGGGCGTGGCCATCTCCTTCCTGGTCCTAGCCGTGGGCTTCAGCGGCTTCGCCATCTCTG GGTTCAACGTGAACCACCTGGACATAGCCCCGCGCTACGCCAGCATCCTCATGGGCATCTCCAACGGCGTGGGCACACTGTCGGGGATGGTGTGCCCCATCATCGTGGGGGCCATGACTAAGCACAAG ACTCGGGAGGAGTGGCAGTACGTGTTCCTAATTGCCTCCCTGGTGCACTATGGAGGTGTCATCTTCTACGGGGTCTTTGCTTCTGGAGAGAAGCAGCCGTGGGCAGAGCCTGAGGAGATGAGCGAGGAGAAGTGTGGATTTGTTGGCCATGACCAGCTGGCTGGCAGTGACGACAGCGAAATGGAGGATGAGGCTGAGCCCCCGGGGGCACCCCCTGCACCACCTCCCTCCTATGGGGCCACACACAGCACATTTCAAccccccaggcccccaccccctGTCCGGGACTACTGA
- the SLC17A7 gene encoding vesicular glutamate transporter 1 isoform X2: MGSQLALVGLLEKRQEGAETLELSADGRPVTTQTRDPPVVDCTCFGLPRRYIIAIMSGLGFCISFGIRCNLGVAIVSMVNNSTTHRGGHVVVQKAQFSWDPETVGLIHGSFFWGYIVTQIPGGFICQKFAANRVFGFAIVATSTLNMLIPSAARVHYGCVIFVRILQGLVEGVTYPACHGIWSKWAPPLERSRLATTAFCGSYAGAVVAMPLAGVLVQYSGWSSVFYVYGSFGIFWYLFWLLVSYESPALHPSISEEERKYIEDAIGESAKLMNPLTKFSTPWRRFFTSMPVYAIIVANFCRSWTFYLLLISQPAYFEEVFGFEISKVGLVSALPHLVMTIIVPIGGQIADFLRSRRIMSTTNVRKLMNCGGFGMEATLLLVVGYSHSKGVAISFLVLAVGFSGFAISGFNVNHLDIAPRYASILMGISNGVGTLSGMVCPIIVGAMTKHKTREEWQYVFLIASLVHYGGVIFYGVFASGEKQPWAEPEEMSEEKCGFVGHDQLAGSDDSEMEDEAEPPGAPPAPPPSYGATHSTFQPPRPPPPVRDY; the protein is encoded by the exons ATGGGGTCGCAGCTGGCACTGGTGGG CCTTCTGGAGAAGCGGCAGGAAGGCGCGGAGACGCTGGAGCTGAGTGCGGATGGGCGCCCGGTGACCACGCAGACCCGGGACCCGCCGGTGGTGGACtgcacctgcttcggcctccctcGCCGCTACATTATCGCCATCATGAGTGGTCTGGGCTTCTGTATCAGCTTTGGCATCCGCTGCAACCTGGGCGTGGCCATCGTCTCCATGGTCAATAACAGCACGACCCACCGCGGGGGCCACGTGGTGGTGCAG AAAGCCCAGTTCAGCTGGGATCCAGAGACTGTCGGCCTCATACATGGCTCCTTTTTCTGGGGCTATATTGTCACTCAGATTCCGGGAGGATTTATCTGCCAAAAATTTGCAGCCAACAG GGTTTTCGGCTTTGCTATTGTGGCAACATCCACTCTAAACATGCTGATACCCTCGGCTGCCCGCGTCCACTATGGCTGTGTCATCTTCGTGAGGATCCTGCAGGGGTTGGTAGAG GGCGTCACATACCCCGCCTGCCATGGGATCTGGAGCAAATGGGCCCCACCCTTAGAACGGAGTCGCCTGGCGACGACAGCCTTTTGCG GTTCCTATGCTGGGGCGGTGGTCGCGATGCCCCTCGCCGGGGTCCTTGTGCAGTACTCAGGATGGAGCTCTGTTTTCTACGTCTACG GCAGCTTCGGGATCTTCTGGTACCTGTTCTGGCTGCTCGTGTCCTACGAGTCCCCCGCGCTGCATCCCAGCATCTCGGAGGAGGAGCGCAAGTACATCGAGGACGCCATCGGAGAGAGCGCGAAACTCATGAACCCCCTCACG AAGTTTAGCACTCCCTGGCGACGCTTCTTCACGTCTATGCCAGTCTACGCCATCATCGTGGCCAACTTCTGCCGCAGCTGGACGTTCTACCTGCTGCTCATCTCCCAGCCTGCCTACTTCGAAGAAGTGTTCGGCTTCGAGATCAGCAAG GTAGGCCTGGTATCCGCTCTGCCCCATCTGGTCATGACCATCATCGTGCCCATCGGCGGCCAGATCGCGGACTTCCTGAGGAGCCGCCGCATCATGTCCACCACCAACGTGCGCAAGTTGATGAACTGCGGGG GCTTCGGCATGGAAGCCACGCTGCTGTTGGTGGTCGGCTACTCGCACTCCAAGGGCGTGGCCATCTCCTTCCTGGTCCTAGCCGTGGGCTTCAGCGGCTTCGCCATCTCTG GGTTCAACGTGAACCACCTGGACATAGCCCCGCGCTACGCCAGCATCCTCATGGGCATCTCCAACGGCGTGGGCACACTGTCGGGGATGGTGTGCCCCATCATCGTGGGGGCCATGACTAAGCACAAG ACTCGGGAGGAGTGGCAGTACGTGTTCCTAATTGCCTCCCTGGTGCACTATGGAGGTGTCATCTTCTACGGGGTCTTTGCTTCTGGAGAGAAGCAGCCGTGGGCAGAGCCTGAGGAGATGAGCGAGGAGAAGTGTGGATTTGTTGGCCATGACCAGCTGGCTGGCAGTGACGACAGCGAAATGGAGGATGAGGCTGAGCCCCCGGGGGCACCCCCTGCACCACCTCCCTCCTATGGGGCCACACACAGCACATTTCAAccccccaggcccccaccccctGTCCGGGACTACTGA